One Rubripirellula reticaptiva genomic region harbors:
- a CDS encoding WD40 repeat domain-containing protein → MTSNISRRRWLRTVAIAASSGIYLPLPNAIAQPPSVKSSTTELRTSGPGGSGLPIQSRVYRLEGETNSPVVVTAIAADPRGKWLAVSGDDHIIRILDTSTFAIAHQLTGHRDVIRTLVFDPNGDRLVSAGNDGQLIVWNCNDQFALKQKMSGTPALACVRFAPDGREMAAVGFNNEIYLIGHPDRTRSVLNCHCNDLRAVAFRDDNTVIAVAGRSGDLHLFDVGSGNLTNEFPIHKGRIHDLVFHRQSNTVISVAEDGDVAVFDTRAQKLRHRIEVTSGKLFTAAILNSQMVAVAGSDNVIRIVNTDEGRVVKTLDGHQGSISTLAATAGALFSGSFDATLRRWTIADLVQREQRIAEVVPTVDR, encoded by the coding sequence ATGACGTCAAACATTTCGCGCCGACGTTGGCTTCGAACGGTAGCAATCGCAGCTTCGTCGGGCATCTACTTGCCACTTCCGAACGCGATCGCACAGCCACCGAGCGTCAAATCGTCAACGACGGAACTTCGCACCAGCGGGCCCGGCGGGTCTGGGCTGCCGATTCAAAGCCGCGTCTATCGACTCGAAGGCGAAACCAACTCGCCGGTCGTCGTCACCGCAATCGCAGCCGATCCCCGTGGAAAGTGGCTGGCGGTATCGGGTGACGATCACATCATTCGAATTCTTGATACGTCCACGTTTGCGATCGCGCATCAGTTGACCGGGCACCGCGACGTGATTCGAACCTTGGTCTTCGATCCGAACGGCGACAGACTGGTTTCCGCTGGCAACGACGGGCAATTGATCGTTTGGAACTGCAACGATCAGTTTGCACTCAAACAAAAGATGTCTGGCACACCAGCTCTTGCGTGTGTCCGTTTTGCACCAGACGGTCGCGAAATGGCGGCGGTCGGCTTCAATAACGAAATCTATCTGATCGGTCATCCCGATCGAACACGATCGGTTCTAAATTGCCACTGCAACGATTTGCGTGCCGTCGCGTTTCGCGATGATAACACCGTGATCGCAGTCGCTGGACGCAGTGGTGACTTGCACCTATTCGACGTGGGTTCGGGCAACCTGACCAACGAATTTCCGATTCACAAGGGCCGCATCCACGACCTCGTCTTTCATCGCCAAAGCAACACCGTTATCAGTGTCGCCGAGGATGGTGACGTTGCGGTGTTCGATACTCGAGCCCAAAAACTGCGTCACCGCATCGAGGTAACATCGGGAAAACTGTTCACCGCTGCGATCTTGAACAGCCAAATGGTGGCGGTTGCCGGTTCCGACAATGTGATCCGAATCGTCAACACCGACGAAGGCAGAGTCGTCAAGACCCTCGATGGGCACCAGGGCAGCATCAGCACGCTGGCGGCGACAGCAGGTGCGCTCTTTTCGGGCAGCTTTGACGCGACGCTACGGCGTTGGACGATCGCCGACCTTGTGCAACGCGAGCAACGGATCGCCGAAGTTGTTCCGACCGTCGATCGCTGA
- a CDS encoding ATPase, T2SS/T4P/T4SS family yields MAAQEEIQLWQTVAPVEFEPRIAERNQAQSLLIQTRQGAGYQIIGGQLAHAIQSRATHVLFDFSQNACAIRYQIDGNWEQLPPIDRETGDAMLYALKQLSLMNPADRRSPQSGQLGLKVAKEKFNLSSQSQGVATGERVLCKIESTKVPFERMSDLGMRDKLFEVFKEKIDAHGNIVLITTPKGEGLTTTWGVAINAADRLVRDFQEFDDETKPEPDIINVNQNYFGGETGKTEIEVVLKAVLKEPDVLIFPELPEPESMKTCLEHVKNTEKQLYLRMNAGSAMEGLVRLVGRYRDSSKDIAATIGAVLCQKLVRRLCDNCKLGFEPPPQLLKQLGIPAGRVAMLYGPFIPPPIEQQVDENGKPAPLIPCHVCNGRGYLGRIAIFELLTPGEELRKALLQTQDMGRLSQIAKGEGHRGIQAEAILTVARGLTSLDELKRVFAKK; encoded by the coding sequence ATGGCTGCACAAGAAGAAATCCAACTCTGGCAAACAGTTGCTCCTGTCGAATTTGAACCGCGGATCGCGGAACGAAATCAGGCTCAATCTCTGCTGATACAGACTCGCCAAGGTGCTGGGTATCAAATCATTGGCGGCCAACTTGCTCACGCAATCCAGTCGCGGGCGACGCATGTCTTGTTCGACTTTTCGCAAAACGCTTGTGCGATCCGATACCAAATCGACGGCAACTGGGAACAATTGCCGCCGATCGATCGCGAAACCGGCGACGCGATGTTGTACGCCCTGAAGCAACTGTCGCTGATGAATCCGGCCGATCGACGTTCGCCGCAAAGCGGGCAGTTGGGTTTGAAAGTCGCCAAAGAGAAATTCAATCTCAGTTCTCAGTCGCAAGGCGTAGCGACGGGCGAGCGAGTGTTGTGCAAAATCGAATCGACGAAAGTCCCGTTCGAGCGCATGAGTGATTTGGGGATGCGAGACAAACTGTTCGAAGTCTTCAAAGAGAAGATCGATGCGCACGGCAATATCGTCTTGATCACAACGCCGAAGGGTGAAGGATTGACGACGACATGGGGCGTCGCGATCAACGCGGCCGACCGCTTGGTGCGTGACTTCCAAGAATTCGACGACGAGACAAAGCCAGAACCGGACATCATCAACGTCAACCAAAACTACTTTGGTGGCGAAACCGGCAAAACAGAAATCGAAGTCGTTCTGAAAGCCGTATTGAAAGAACCTGACGTCTTGATCTTTCCGGAACTACCGGAACCTGAATCGATGAAGACCTGCCTGGAACACGTCAAGAACACCGAAAAACAACTCTACCTGCGGATGAACGCGGGCAGCGCGATGGAAGGTTTGGTGCGATTGGTTGGTCGCTATCGTGATTCGTCGAAAGACATCGCCGCGACGATCGGTGCGGTGTTGTGCCAGAAACTGGTTCGCCGACTATGCGACAATTGCAAGTTGGGTTTCGAACCGCCTCCACAACTATTGAAACAATTGGGCATTCCGGCTGGCCGAGTCGCGATGTTGTACGGGCCGTTCATTCCGCCGCCGATCGAACAACAGGTCGATGAAAACGGAAAGCCAGCGCCGCTGATTCCTTGCCACGTTTGCAACGGACGAGGGTACCTGGGTCGTATCGCAATTTTCGAATTGCTGACGCCAGGCGAAGAGCTACGCAAAGCATTGCTGCAGACGCAGGACATGGGCCGCCTAAGCCAAATCGCTAAGGGTGAAGGTCACCGCGGCATTCAAGCCGAAGCAATCTTGACCGTCGCGCGCGGGCTGACCAGCCTGGATGAACTGAAGCGAGTGTTCGCCAAGAAGTAA
- a CDS encoding TIGR03009 domain-containing protein → MMRRTLATGMAILVSASTLCAQQAGNVPSYAQRPVDGGGQPRVASAAQAQAAPATQNAAPTAPFTLTPEANAQLQRVLLAWQQQSQGTKTLECKFTRWHFDMFAAPAGLHATRADGVLKYAAPDRGLFRVDQLVFFAGMDGEKPHYKPQTGQYGEHWVCNGQQLIEMDRSKEECRIQDLPPEMQGKNIISSPLPFVFNLDAAQIQQRYWIRQVDAGTAGIVLIEAWPKRQEDRAQYKLVQIALEANTFLPQALKMYAPNFDFKTAPKWDQYEFTDVKRNSIGAALGVFMNNFVPEKPPANWKILRDKFVAPVDLPPQQAANPSAPAVR, encoded by the coding sequence ATGATGCGACGAACCCTTGCCACTGGAATGGCGATTCTTGTTTCGGCTTCCACCCTCTGCGCTCAACAGGCCGGCAATGTGCCTAGCTATGCACAGCGGCCAGTCGACGGTGGCGGTCAACCTCGTGTTGCATCGGCAGCCCAAGCTCAAGCAGCACCGGCGACCCAGAATGCAGCTCCGACGGCACCATTCACTCTGACGCCTGAAGCCAACGCACAACTGCAACGAGTCCTGTTGGCTTGGCAGCAACAGAGCCAAGGAACCAAGACGCTGGAGTGTAAGTTCACGCGTTGGCACTTTGACATGTTTGCCGCACCGGCCGGTTTACATGCGACGCGAGCAGACGGAGTGTTGAAGTACGCTGCACCTGACCGTGGACTCTTTCGCGTCGACCAGCTGGTTTTCTTTGCCGGCATGGACGGCGAGAAACCACATTACAAACCACAAACCGGACAGTACGGCGAACACTGGGTCTGCAACGGTCAACAACTGATCGAAATGGACCGCAGTAAAGAAGAATGCCGCATCCAAGACTTGCCGCCCGAAATGCAGGGCAAGAACATCATCAGCAGCCCACTGCCATTCGTCTTTAATCTTGACGCGGCTCAGATCCAACAACGTTATTGGATTCGCCAAGTCGATGCCGGAACCGCTGGCATCGTGTTGATCGAAGCTTGGCCGAAACGCCAAGAAGATCGTGCTCAGTACAAATTGGTTCAAATCGCACTCGAGGCGAACACGTTTCTGCCGCAAGCGTTGAAAATGTACGCACCCAACTTTGACTTCAAGACGGCACCGAAGTGGGACCAGTACGAATTCACCGACGTCAAACGAAACAGCATCGGTGCAGCACTCGGTGTGTTCATGAACAACTTTGTTCCTGAAAAGCCACCGGCGAACTGGAAGATTTTGCGAGACAAGTTTGTCGCGCCGGTCGATTTGCCGCCACAACAAGCAGCTAATCCATCCGCGCCAGCGGTTCGGTAG
- a CDS encoding SdrD B-like domain-containing protein, which yields MGHTEVPSVIWKAKRKSDRKQTVRTDALKRRAISPERLESRRLFAADPIHVGVVYVETDYLESDQDVGGDSRGDRFILSFGGGAENTELTELRINTDKDGDGLSIGDPMFDTELGGRGKNGAHGFQIVRMTSSDGRQINATAEVEDGGQELILKLTNFKAGDRLEFTLDVDEVLRNATDLAIFNDRLDVITSGQEFQDSLFEATFDAPHFETAHADAIFLNDYGSPDVEFGLDLPPDEGTGPDSRPNRSAAAIGETNQTPKPIELSGTVWVDDNLDAIRQSSEQTLSGVSIALWKQAANGSYADTGLRTTTDANGRYVFAKSLGILPGVYRVVETQPADLLSVASIPGTVSGATVGSSETKDILTGINIPLGDLSAINYDFAEAAPASIGGFVYIDTNNNGSRDAGETGIPGVRVQLVPINTIAPQSTLSVTTDGNGSYSFTGLAPGSYEVIEVSQPAGLNDGLDTAGTIDGRTVGSADNPGDRIHGIDLGSGSNGIEYNFGETPFGSIAGSVYLAAPGQDCFADHAADDSTPIPGVEVLLQDEFGTTISRTTTGADGGYQFSEIPNGNYRIVEFTPNGLIDGGSHVGRINNVTVGTSIDGGLISQIAMTPGGVGVEYDFCEAAPATLSGKVYHDHDDDGIIDANEEAIPATKVTLVNDAGQVVATTVTDSAGKYEFLNLMPGEYSIVESQPDGFIDGKDTAGTVRGVKRGTSTGADTLAAIYLKQGDIGVEYNFGEIRPASLFGNVFLDVDADCERDEDELVLEGVEIRLLDASGREVAMTTTDADGNYSFTDLVPGTYTVVETQPDGYFEGNAKPGSEGGTVVDGSRIGSITLGSGVVAVEYDFCERPPAEIRGNVFADTDEDMVFDSNESGIPGARVELYDATGKMIGFTNTDSAGHYQFTNLPAGDYTLREIQPAGWLQGSQMAGSNGGDDSKQDVISRIPIGWGERLTQYNFSELESASIAGTVYVDGNGDCVRDENEPPLEGVTIELRDASGDFVSRTVTNSMGQYSFEGLRPGRYQVFEEQPDGYFQGGQVPGTGDGEVLGEDLLGAVLRSGDSLVNYDFCELPPASIGGRVWQESDLNRVYDAGDVPIPGVMVELLNQQGDVLGQTQTNDAGHYLFDHLAPGIYSVRETQPTGLFHGGEVVGDAGGQIGGDDLLVGITLTGGMSARNYDFPEVPPALISGYVFQDGDAIQTNNAPLATELRQYRDGQLTSDDTLLAGVTIELRTLLGLPFTGDRALPGVYGDGPIRTTTDANGYYEFTGLRPGVYHVYQVQPSDFIDGLDTPGSTGGVAVNPADAVDESDRIVIQTLSQSEASNPHDDAILNVMLVGGGQSINNNFSEIVIRPTLIAPPQPTPEEQPRVFTPIEIFDPQIRVMTFANPLNFVTPAVAYDEWAVSWHLSVINGGFPRGTLGEDGLIQGVSSKTTSPNWIEGDQNQGRWTIADKDGNRSSASDKYSLGMQQGIALAGDFDGDGSDEGVVYKNGQWFVDFNGNGKWDAGDLWMKLGTELDRPVVGDWDGDGKDDIGIFGRQWNRDEQKIKKDPGLPDPANKRRREVDARSLAQKDTDPGDDRKRLLVRGEQGSLRADAVDHVFKYGEQVDTPIAGDWNGDGIDQIAVFRGGNWLLDADGDGRWTDADERVTFGRPGDEPIVGDFNGDEIDEIGVVRGDLWIIDTDGDRRITGNDTQIVVPRTSENSQPVVGDFDGDGTDEPAYYDESA from the coding sequence ATGGGGCACACGGAGGTGCCGAGCGTGATTTGGAAAGCAAAACGAAAAAGCGATCGAAAACAGACCGTCCGCACCGACGCACTGAAGCGTCGGGCGATTAGCCCGGAACGACTCGAATCGCGCCGACTGTTCGCTGCCGACCCAATCCACGTCGGCGTGGTCTACGTTGAAACCGACTACTTGGAAAGCGACCAAGACGTCGGCGGTGATTCACGTGGCGACAGGTTCATTTTGTCGTTCGGTGGCGGTGCCGAAAATACCGAACTGACCGAACTGCGCATCAACACCGACAAAGACGGCGATGGCCTAAGCATCGGTGATCCGATGTTCGACACCGAACTCGGCGGCCGCGGCAAAAACGGAGCACACGGGTTTCAGATCGTTCGCATGACATCGTCCGATGGTCGGCAAATCAATGCGACCGCCGAAGTCGAAGACGGCGGTCAAGAACTGATACTAAAGCTAACCAACTTCAAAGCCGGCGACCGACTGGAGTTCACCCTCGACGTCGACGAAGTTTTGCGCAATGCAACGGACTTGGCGATATTCAACGATCGTTTGGACGTGATCACGTCGGGACAAGAATTTCAAGACTCACTGTTTGAAGCAACGTTTGACGCGCCGCATTTCGAGACCGCTCACGCCGACGCGATTTTTCTGAACGACTACGGTTCGCCCGATGTTGAATTTGGACTGGACCTTCCACCGGACGAAGGCACTGGGCCGGACAGCCGTCCCAACCGTTCAGCGGCCGCCATTGGCGAAACCAACCAAACCCCCAAACCGATCGAACTGTCGGGTACCGTGTGGGTCGACGACAACCTCGACGCGATTCGTCAGTCGAGCGAACAGACTCTATCCGGCGTCAGCATTGCGTTGTGGAAGCAAGCGGCAAACGGCAGCTATGCCGATACGGGGCTGCGCACAACGACCGACGCCAACGGCCGCTATGTGTTTGCTAAATCGCTGGGCATCCTGCCAGGCGTGTACCGCGTTGTCGAGACTCAGCCCGCCGATCTGCTTAGTGTCGCTTCGATACCAGGAACCGTATCCGGTGCAACCGTTGGTAGCTCGGAAACGAAAGACATTTTGACCGGGATCAACATTCCGCTGGGTGATCTGTCCGCAATCAATTACGACTTTGCCGAAGCGGCTCCTGCCTCGATCGGTGGTTTTGTTTACATCGACACCAACAACAACGGCAGCCGCGATGCTGGCGAAACCGGCATCCCAGGCGTGCGTGTCCAGTTGGTGCCAATCAACACGATCGCGCCGCAGTCGACCCTCAGCGTCACGACCGACGGCAATGGCTCGTACTCGTTCACCGGATTAGCGCCGGGAAGTTATGAAGTCATCGAGGTCAGCCAGCCCGCGGGGCTAAACGACGGCCTGGATACTGCCGGCACGATCGATGGACGCACGGTGGGTTCCGCTGACAATCCCGGCGACCGAATTCACGGGATCGACTTGGGCAGCGGAAGCAACGGGATCGAATACAACTTTGGCGAAACTCCGTTCGGCTCGATCGCCGGTTCGGTCTACTTGGCCGCGCCTGGGCAGGACTGTTTCGCAGATCACGCCGCCGACGACAGCACGCCGATCCCCGGTGTCGAGGTTCTACTGCAAGACGAATTTGGAACGACGATTTCTCGTACCACCACCGGTGCGGACGGCGGCTATCAGTTCAGCGAAATCCCGAACGGCAACTACCGCATCGTCGAGTTTACGCCCAACGGACTGATCGACGGCGGTTCGCATGTCGGCCGGATCAACAACGTGACCGTTGGCACCTCAATCGACGGTGGTTTAATCTCGCAGATCGCGATGACACCAGGTGGCGTCGGCGTGGAATACGATTTTTGCGAAGCCGCACCGGCGACTCTGTCGGGAAAGGTCTACCACGACCATGACGATGACGGCATCATCGACGCCAACGAAGAAGCAATCCCAGCGACCAAAGTAACACTCGTGAATGACGCGGGCCAAGTCGTTGCGACGACCGTCACCGACTCGGCAGGCAAGTACGAGTTTCTTAACTTGATGCCCGGCGAGTACTCGATCGTTGAGTCCCAGCCCGATGGATTCATTGATGGCAAGGACACTGCCGGAACAGTTCGCGGCGTCAAGCGTGGCACCAGCACGGGCGCCGACACATTGGCCGCGATCTACCTGAAACAGGGTGACATCGGCGTCGAATACAACTTTGGCGAAATCCGACCGGCGTCACTATTCGGAAACGTGTTCCTCGACGTGGATGCGGATTGTGAGCGCGACGAAGACGAACTCGTGCTCGAAGGTGTTGAGATTCGATTGCTAGATGCATCCGGCCGCGAAGTGGCGATGACGACCACTGACGCCGACGGAAATTATTCGTTCACGGACTTGGTGCCGGGGACCTACACCGTCGTTGAAACCCAGCCCGACGGATATTTTGAAGGCAACGCAAAACCGGGCAGCGAAGGCGGCACGGTGGTGGACGGCAGCCGCATCGGCAGCATCACGTTGGGATCAGGCGTCGTCGCGGTTGAATACGATTTTTGCGAACGACCACCGGCTGAGATCCGTGGCAACGTGTTCGCGGATACCGACGAAGACATGGTTTTCGATTCCAATGAATCCGGCATCCCGGGCGCACGCGTCGAACTGTACGACGCAACCGGCAAGATGATTGGTTTCACCAACACCGACTCGGCCGGTCACTATCAGTTCACGAACTTGCCGGCCGGCGACTACACGCTGCGCGAAATTCAACCGGCCGGTTGGTTGCAAGGCAGCCAAATGGCGGGCAGCAACGGCGGTGACGATTCGAAACAAGACGTGATCTCGCGAATTCCGATCGGGTGGGGCGAGCGTCTGACTCAGTACAACTTCAGCGAACTCGAATCGGCCAGCATCGCGGGAACCGTATACGTCGATGGCAACGGCGACTGCGTACGTGACGAAAACGAACCGCCTCTTGAGGGTGTAACGATCGAACTGCGCGACGCATCAGGCGACTTCGTGTCTCGCACGGTAACCAACTCGATGGGGCAATACAGTTTCGAAGGCCTGCGTCCCGGACGTTATCAGGTCTTTGAAGAGCAACCCGACGGATACTTCCAAGGCGGTCAAGTTCCCGGCACAGGCGATGGCGAAGTGCTCGGCGAAGACTTGTTGGGCGCGGTGTTGCGATCGGGCGATTCACTGGTGAACTACGATTTCTGCGAACTGCCGCCGGCGTCAATCGGTGGTCGAGTGTGGCAAGAATCAGACCTGAATCGGGTCTACGATGCGGGTGACGTTCCGATCCCAGGTGTGATGGTTGAATTGCTCAATCAGCAGGGCGATGTGCTCGGTCAGACCCAGACTAATGATGCAGGCCATTACCTGTTCGACCATCTTGCGCCGGGCATCTATTCGGTTCGCGAGACTCAGCCGACCGGCCTTTTCCACGGCGGTGAAGTTGTAGGTGATGCGGGCGGACAAATTGGCGGCGACGACCTGTTGGTGGGCATCACACTCACCGGCGGAATGTCGGCGCGCAACTATGACTTCCCCGAAGTCCCACCCGCGCTAATTTCGGGGTATGTGTTCCAAGACGGCGACGCAATTCAAACCAATAACGCCCCCCTGGCGACCGAACTGCGACAATACCGCGACGGGCAATTGACGTCCGACGATACGCTGCTGGCAGGTGTGACGATTGAGCTGCGCACGTTGTTGGGTTTGCCGTTTACCGGCGACCGTGCGCTGCCAGGCGTCTACGGCGATGGCCCAATCCGAACCACGACCGACGCAAACGGATACTACGAATTCACCGGGCTGCGTCCGGGTGTCTATCACGTCTATCAGGTCCAACCGTCCGACTTCATTGACGGTTTGGACACACCGGGCTCGACTGGCGGTGTCGCAGTGAACCCAGCCGATGCAGTGGACGAGAGCGACCGTATCGTCATCCAAACATTGTCACAGAGCGAAGCGTCAAACCCCCACGACGATGCAATTTTAAACGTCATGTTGGTTGGTGGCGGGCAAAGCATAAACAACAACTTCAGCGAAATCGTGATTCGCCCAACGCTGATTGCGCCTCCACAGCCGACCCCCGAAGAACAACCACGTGTGTTCACGCCGATCGAAATTTTCGATCCGCAGATTCGTGTGATGACGTTCGCCAATCCGCTGAACTTCGTGACGCCCGCAGTCGCCTATGACGAGTGGGCGGTATCGTGGCACTTAAGCGTGATCAACGGGGGTTTCCCTCGTGGGACACTCGGCGAAGACGGTTTAATCCAAGGCGTTTCATCCAAGACAACTTCACCGAACTGGATCGAAGGCGACCAGAATCAGGGCCGCTGGACGATTGCGGACAAAGACGGCAACCGAAGCTCAGCGAGTGACAAGTATTCGCTCGGCATGCAGCAGGGTATCGCCCTAGCAGGTGACTTCGACGGCGACGGATCCGACGAAGGAGTCGTATACAAAAACGGTCAATGGTTCGTCGATTTCAACGGCAACGGTAAATGGGACGCCGGCGATCTGTGGATGAAGCTGGGCACCGAACTTGATCGTCCGGTCGTCGGTGACTGGGATGGAGACGGCAAGGACGACATCGGCATCTTCGGTCGTCAATGGAATCGCGACGAACAGAAGATCAAGAAAGATCCAGGCCTTCCCGACCCAGCCAACAAGCGCCGGCGAGAAGTCGATGCTCGATCGCTGGCACAGAAGGACACCGACCCGGGCGACGATCGTAAACGACTGCTCGTTCGCGGCGAGCAAGGATCACTGCGAGCCGATGCTGTGGATCACGTATTCAAGTACGGCGAACAAGTTGATACGCCGATCGCAGGTGACTGGAATGGCGACGGCATTGACCAAATCGCGGTCTTCCGTGGCGGCAACTGGTTGCTAGATGCTGACGGCGACGGACGTTGGACCGATGCCGACGAACGAGTCACGTTTGGACGTCCCGGTGACGAACCAATCGTCGGCGACTTCAACGGCGACGAGATCGACGAGATAGGTGTCGTTCGTGGCGACCTGTGGATCATCGACACCGACGGTGACCGACGGATCACCGGCAACGACACGCAAATCGTGGTGCCACGAACAAGCGAAAACAGTCAACCGGTCGTGGGCGACTTTGACGGCGACGGCACCGACGAACCAGCGTATTACGACGAATCCGCTTAA
- a CDS encoding type IV pilus twitching motility protein PilT yields MSKKKSHPAPPPGQDNSAEAVAGRLRESLLKDRGELEVDKIFRALVKLEGSDLHLKVGQPPMVRVRGELKPLNRPLIDMEEMVRLLLPMMDERNLVIFEQEGGADFSHVIQVDGVRWRFRVNMLKSLGNIGLVARRISNFIPDFKGLYLPPVMETLCHFDQGMVLLAGVTGSGKSTTIGSMLNYINSIYRKHILTLEDPIEFIYTEDKCLINQREIGQDVLDFEIGMKHAVREDPDIILVGELRDEETFMTAIHAAETGHLVFGTIHASSASTTIGRILDLFPEEMHGAIRSAIAFNMKGIVAQKLLKTIRPDVPRVPTCEVMTFSPMIRKLVLEGQDHKLPDAIRIGAEDGMQDFTMSLKQLIDDELIDRPTAFAVAPNKEALKMALKGIDVKAPGIL; encoded by the coding sequence ATGTCGAAAAAAAAATCTCACCCCGCCCCACCGCCCGGTCAGGACAATTCGGCCGAAGCAGTCGCAGGACGGCTGAGAGAGAGCTTGCTGAAGGATCGCGGCGAGCTTGAAGTTGACAAGATTTTCCGAGCCCTGGTGAAGCTGGAAGGTTCCGACTTGCACTTGAAAGTCGGCCAGCCGCCGATGGTTCGTGTGCGTGGTGAGCTGAAGCCGCTTAATCGCCCGCTGATCGACATGGAAGAAATGGTTCGGCTGCTGTTGCCGATGATGGACGAGCGGAACCTGGTGATTTTCGAACAAGAAGGCGGTGCTGACTTTTCGCACGTCATTCAAGTCGACGGAGTCCGATGGCGGTTTCGCGTCAACATGCTGAAGTCGCTCGGCAACATCGGTTTGGTCGCGCGCCGGATCAGCAACTTCATTCCCGACTTCAAAGGGCTGTACTTGCCGCCCGTCATGGAAACGCTTTGCCACTTTGACCAAGGCATGGTGCTGCTGGCCGGTGTGACAGGTTCGGGCAAGTCGACGACGATTGGTTCGATGCTCAACTACATCAACAGCATCTACCGCAAACACATTTTGACGCTCGAAGATCCGATCGAATTTATCTATACCGAAGACAAGTGTTTGATCAACCAACGCGAAATCGGCCAAGACGTGCTGGATTTCGAGATTGGGATGAAGCACGCGGTGCGAGAAGACCCCGACATCATTCTGGTCGGTGAGCTTCGTGACGAAGAAACGTTCATGACGGCGATTCACGCGGCCGAAACTGGGCACCTGGTGTTTGGTACGATTCACGCGTCGAGTGCTTCGACGACGATCGGGCGGATTTTGGACTTGTTCCCTGAAGAAATGCACGGAGCAATTCGTTCGGCGATCGCGTTCAATATGAAAGGCATCGTGGCTCAGAAATTGCTAAAGACGATTCGCCCCGATGTGCCGCGTGTGCCGACGTGCGAAGTGATGACTTTTTCGCCAATGATTCGCAAACTGGTGCTCGAAGGCCAGGACCATAAGCTGCCCGACGCGATCCGAATTGGTGCCGAAGATGGCATGCAAGACTTCACGATGAGTCTAAAGCAACTGATCGACGATGAACTGATTGATCGCCCGACTGCGTTCGCGGTTGCCCCGAATAAGGAAGCGTTGAAGATGGCGCTGAAGGGCATCGATGTGAAGGCACCAGGTATTCTGTAA
- a CDS encoding Hsp20/alpha crystallin family protein gives MSPTMTTPEKQSGENGSPETTYQSTFIPRFDIWEGEEELLLYGDLPGVSVDDLDIRFENRELSIRGKVQPRHEGERLLDEYGIGDFHRTFTVGEAIDAEKISAEMKQGVLVLHLPKSEKLKPRRIKVKAI, from the coding sequence ATGAGTCCAACGATGACAACTCCCGAAAAACAGTCCGGTGAAAACGGGAGCCCGGAAACGACCTACCAATCAACGTTCATTCCTCGATTTGACATCTGGGAAGGCGAAGAAGAGTTACTGCTTTACGGCGACTTGCCAGGCGTAAGCGTCGATGACTTGGACATCCGATTCGAGAACCGAGAATTGTCGATTCGCGGCAAGGTTCAACCCCGGCACGAGGGCGAACGCCTGTTGGACGAATACGGCATCGGTGATTTCCATCGTACGTTCACTGTCGGTGAAGCAATCGACGCCGAAAAAATCTCTGCAGAGATGAAACAAGGCGTGCTAGTACTTCACCTGCCGAAGTCCGAAAAACTGAAGCCGCGTCGAATCAAAGTAAAGGCAATCTAA
- a CDS encoding Hsp20/alpha crystallin family protein, translating into MLSTQWQPMAEMNRLRNEMDRVFGRHGNGSGRATAFPPLNVWENDDSLFVEAELPGFDLDDLEIYVTGGNHLSIAGERKQPEHEGGAWHRQERAFGKFRRTLDLPGDVNSDGVEASFCNGVLKLAMPKAEQVKPHRIEVKAI; encoded by the coding sequence ATGTTGAGTACACAATGGCAACCCATGGCAGAAATGAATCGTCTCCGAAACGAAATGGACCGAGTTTTCGGGCGTCACGGAAACGGCAGCGGTAGAGCGACCGCTTTTCCGCCGCTGAATGTTTGGGAAAACGACGATAGCTTGTTCGTTGAAGCCGAACTGCCTGGTTTCGACCTCGATGATTTGGAAATCTACGTTACTGGCGGCAACCACCTTTCGATCGCCGGCGAGCGCAAGCAGCCAGAACACGAAGGCGGCGCATGGCATCGCCAAGAGCGAGCTTTTGGCAAGTTCCGGCGCACGTTGGACCTGCCTGGCGACGTCAATAGTGATGGCGTTGAAGCGAGTTTTTGCAACGGCGTTTTGAAACTTGCGATGCCCAAAGCGGAACAAGTCAAACCACACCGCATCGAAGTGAAAGCAATCTGA